The following are encoded together in the Labrus mixtus chromosome 2, fLabMix1.1, whole genome shotgun sequence genome:
- the pmm2 gene encoding phosphomannomutase 2, giving the protein MGEVDKSTLCLFDVDGTLTAARQHVTPDMDQFLQKLRTRVRVGVVGGSDLSKIKEQLGEDVIQKMDYVFAENGLEAFKGGEFLSVQSIQAHMGEELLQEFINFCLNYMAKIKLPKKRGTFIEFRNGMLNVSPIGRSCSQEERKEFYELDQKEKIREKFVSVLKEEFKGRGLTFSIGGQISFDVFPDGWDKRFCLGIVEKDTYSTIHFFGDKTKPGGNDYEIYSDPRTIGHEVSCPEETQRLCQQLFFS; this is encoded by the exons ATGGGTGAAGTGGACAAGAGCACTCTCTGCCTCTTTGACGTCGACGGCACATTAACAGCAGCGAGACAG catgtAACTCCTGACATGGACCAGTTCCTCCAGAAGCTGAGGACTCGGGTTCGAGTCGGGGTGGTTGGAGGTTCAGACCTCAGCAAGATCAAAGAGCAGCTGGGAGAAGATG TTATCCAGAAAATGGACTATGTGTTCGCTGAGAACGGACTGGAGGCGTTTAAAGGTGGGGAGTTCCTCTCTGTCCAG tccATTCAGGCTCACATGGGGGAGGAGCTTCTGCAGGAGTTCATCAACTTCTGTCTCAACTATATGGCAAAGATCAAACTGCCTAAAAAAAG GGGCACATTCATTGAATTCCGCAACGGCATGTTGAACGTCTCCCCAATCGGACGCAGCTGCTCgcaggaagagaggaaagagtTCTATGAGCTCGATCAG AAAGAGAAGATTAGAGAgaagtttgtgtctgtgttgaagGAGGAGTTCAAAGGAAGAGGGCTGACATTTTCAATCG GAGGCCAGATCAGCTTTGATGTGTTTCCTGATGGCTGGGACAAGAGGTTCTGCCTGGGGATCGTGGAGAAGGACACCTACTCAACCATTCACTTCTTTGGAGACAAAACCAAACCT GGAGGAAACGACTACGAGATCTACAGCGACCCTCGGACCATCGGACACGAAGTCTCCTGTCCGGAGGAAACACAACGACTCTGTCAACAGCTTTTCTTCtcatga